One window from the genome of Methyloradius palustris encodes:
- the acpS gene encoding holo-ACP synthase, translating into MIYGIGTDIVEVSRIEDSLARFGDAFAQRLLNEQEWQDYSLSTTKARFLAKRFAAKEAFAKALGTGIRSPATFENIGVGHDDLGKPVLDLAPALQEFLDAKGIAFQHLSISDEKALAAAFVVLEKA; encoded by the coding sequence ATGATTTACGGTATCGGTACTGATATTGTTGAAGTCTCGCGCATAGAGGATTCATTGGCACGTTTTGGCGATGCATTTGCCCAGCGCTTGTTGAATGAACAAGAGTGGCAGGATTACAGCCTCTCTACTACCAAAGCACGTTTTCTTGCCAAGCGGTTTGCTGCAAAAGAAGCCTTTGCCAAGGCGCTTGGCACAGGCATACGCTCACCAGCGACTTTTGAGAACATCGGTGTAGGCCACGATGATCTTGGTAAACCAGTGCTGGATTTAGCGCCAGCGTTACAAGAATTTCTGGATGCAAAAGGTATCGCTTTCCAACATTTATCGATTAGCGATGAAAAAGCCTTAGCCGCGGCTTTTGTTGTGCTCGAAAAAGCCTGA
- a CDS encoding DUF2256 domain-containing protein: MTSARTFKGNKSYLLAKPCLGCGREMSWRKAWASNWEAVKYCSESCRRSAKSKPIQS, from the coding sequence ATGACCTCTGCTCGCACTTTCAAAGGCAATAAATCTTACCTGCTAGCCAAACCCTGCTTGGGTTGTGGGCGTGAGATGAGTTGGCGCAAAGCTTGGGCGAGTAACTGGGAAGCGGTGAAATACTGCTCTGAGTCTTGCAGACGTAGTGCGAAATCAAAACCCATTCAAAGCTAA
- a CDS encoding cryptochrome/photolyase family protein: MSIRHLIIILGDQLTLDNPALDGFDATRDRILMVETVGEATHVWSHQARIALFLAAMRHFAELLIEKSMQPIYLKLGQHDFASLQDAWRAKLNELKPEKVIICEPGEYRVLQMIEQCALAAETPLAVRDDSHFMISRADFRRWAGTDKNKSLRMEFFYRYMRKQHDVLMKNGEPEGGSWNYDDENRQSFGRHGPQNLPANPVWQHDDITRAVFTDTAQYFPKHPGSLANFCWPVNHQQALKLLDDFIQYRLAEFGPHQDAMWQGDLISSPFLWHSLLASSLNLKLLNPREVISASIAAYHSRGLPLASVEGFVRQILGWREFIRGVYWLDMPEMAEANHYQHQRALPSWYWTGETKMNCLAQTIRQTMQYGYAHHIQRLMVTGLFGLLAEINPREVEAWYLAVYVDAVEWVELPNVAGMALYANGGRFTSKPYVASGAYIKRMSNYCSGCRYKPEVKTGEDACPYTTLYWHFLIKHYETFARNPRTALMAKNVARFSQAQIGDIESSAASLLGRLESI, from the coding sequence ATGTCTATACGCCACCTAATCATCATTCTGGGTGACCAGCTTACCCTTGATAACCCTGCACTCGATGGTTTTGATGCGACACGTGACCGCATACTGATGGTCGAGACAGTTGGTGAAGCGACCCATGTCTGGAGCCATCAGGCGCGCATTGCCTTATTCCTGGCGGCTATGCGCCATTTTGCCGAGCTCCTAATTGAAAAAAGTATGCAGCCTATTTATCTCAAGCTGGGGCAGCATGATTTTGCCAGCTTGCAGGATGCCTGGCGTGCAAAGCTAAATGAGTTGAAGCCTGAAAAAGTCATCATTTGCGAACCTGGTGAATATCGCGTTTTGCAAATGATTGAACAATGCGCACTGGCGGCTGAGACCCCATTAGCCGTTCGCGATGACAGCCACTTCATGATTAGTCGCGCTGATTTCAGACGTTGGGCAGGCACTGACAAAAACAAAAGCCTGCGCATGGAGTTCTTTTATCGCTATATGCGTAAACAGCATGATGTGCTCATGAAAAATGGTGAGCCCGAGGGCGGCAGCTGGAACTACGATGATGAAAATCGCCAGTCATTTGGCCGTCATGGCCCACAAAACCTGCCTGCAAATCCAGTCTGGCAGCATGATGACATTACCCGTGCAGTATTTACCGATACTGCCCAATATTTCCCAAAGCATCCAGGTAGCCTGGCTAATTTCTGCTGGCCAGTAAACCATCAACAGGCGCTGAAACTTCTGGATGATTTTATCCAATACCGGCTCGCTGAATTTGGCCCTCATCAAGATGCCATGTGGCAGGGTGACCTGATTTCTAGTCCGTTTCTCTGGCATTCGTTGCTGGCTTCGTCGCTTAATCTTAAATTGTTAAATCCGCGTGAAGTGATCTCGGCGAGCATAGCGGCGTATCACTCCAGAGGCCTGCCACTGGCCAGTGTGGAAGGCTTTGTACGGCAGATACTGGGCTGGCGCGAGTTCATCCGTGGAGTCTATTGGCTGGATATGCCTGAGATGGCCGAAGCTAATCATTATCAGCATCAGCGGGCATTGCCATCTTGGTATTGGACTGGCGAGACAAAAATGAATTGTTTGGCGCAGACCATCCGCCAGACTATGCAGTATGGCTATGCGCATCATATTCAGCGCTTGATGGTGACTGGTCTATTCGGCTTGCTGGCGGAAATCAATCCGCGAGAAGTCGAGGCTTGGTATCTGGCGGTGTATGTAGATGCGGTCGAGTGGGTTGAACTGCCCAACGTGGCGGGCATGGCGCTGTATGCTAATGGCGGTCGATTCACGAGCAAGCCTTATGTGGCGTCTGGGGCTTATATCAAACGCATGAGTAATTATTGTAGTGGCTGCCGTTACAAACCAGAGGTCAAGACTGGCGAAGATGCTTGCCCTTACACCACGCTCTACTGGCATTTTTTGATCAAGCATTATGAGACGTTTGCCCGCAATCCAAGAACCGCGCTCATGGCTAAAAATGTAGCCCGATTCAGTCAGGCGCAGATTGGTGATATTGAATCATCGGCAGCCTCATTGCTGGGCAGGTTAGAAAGTATTTAA
- a CDS encoding DNA-3-methyladenine glycosylase family protein yields MQTFNSAMQHLAAVDDDWTRLIAEVGDCGLKTTPNREPYEALVRSISYQQLHGRAAEAILSRLLAMYPDQAFPAPASILATDPALMRACGFSATKVATIREIAQKTQDGLVPTLADGQLMSNEELIERLVKLKGVGRWTVEMLLIFTLERWDVLPVGDFGLREGYRLLKSLAEQPTPKAFNEIGLAWSPYRSIASWYLWQAASLYKLKPEKVAKNKSS; encoded by the coding sequence ATGCAAACTTTTAATTCAGCTATGCAGCATCTTGCTGCCGTCGATGACGATTGGACACGGCTCATTGCCGAGGTCGGCGATTGTGGCTTAAAGACTACGCCTAACCGTGAGCCTTACGAGGCACTAGTGCGATCCATTTCTTACCAGCAATTGCATGGTCGGGCAGCAGAAGCCATATTGAGTCGGCTGCTGGCGATGTATCCGGATCAGGCATTTCCTGCTCCTGCCAGCATACTGGCAACAGACCCTGCATTGATGCGCGCTTGCGGATTTTCTGCGACCAAGGTGGCGACTATTCGGGAGATTGCCCAGAAAACTCAAGATGGCCTGGTACCTACCCTGGCCGATGGCCAATTGATGAGTAATGAAGAATTAATCGAACGTCTGGTGAAGTTAAAGGGAGTGGGGCGCTGGACTGTAGAGATGCTGCTGATTTTTACCCTAGAGCGTTGGGATGTATTGCCAGTGGGCGATTTTGGCTTGCGTGAAGGGTATCGATTACTCAAATCACTTGCTGAACAGCCAACGCCTAAAGCGTTTAATGAGATAGGCCTAGCTTGGTCGCCATATCGCTCAATTGCCAGTTGGTATTTATGGCAAGCAGCTAGCCTGTATAAACTGAAGCCTGAAAAGGTAGCCAAGAATAAAAGCTCTTGA
- the htpG gene encoding molecular chaperone HtpG codes for MSTATAQKETLGFQAEVKQLLQLMIHSLYSNKEIVLRELISNASDAADKLRFEALANGSLYENDSELKIRISFDKEARTLTISDNGIGMSREEVIDNIGTIAKSGTREFFQSLSGDQAKDANLIGQFGVGFYSAFIIADKVTLTTRRAGDTQAVRWESAGEGDYTLETAEKATRGTEIQMHLREGEDEFLNDWKLKSIIRKYSDHITMPIVMKKSEWKDGEQVETDEDETVNKASALWARAKNDITDEEYVEFYKHVSHDFQDPLAWSHNRVEGKQEYISLLYVPSKAPFDLYDRERKHGIKLYVKRVFIMDDAEQLMPQYLRFVRGVIDTSDLPLNVSREILQHSKDIDGIKAGSVKKVLGLLEDLAENKPEQYSAFWNEFGKVLKEGVGEDFSNKEKIAGLFRFASTLADTEAQVVSLKDYISRMKEGQDKIYYITADSFAAAQHSPHLEIFRKKGIEVLLMSDRVDEWMLGSLTEFDGKKLQSVAKGDLDLGTLEDEAEKEQQKKIEDESKSLIEKIKTALGETVNEVRVTHRLTDSPACLVSGENDLSGNLERMLKAAGQKTPASKPTLEINPQHAIVQRLNDVSDEARFTDWAHLLFDQALLAEGGQLEDPASFVRRMNSLLA; via the coding sequence ATGTCCACAGCTACTGCACAAAAAGAGACCTTAGGTTTTCAGGCCGAAGTAAAACAGCTATTACAACTGATGATTCACTCGCTCTACAGCAACAAGGAAATCGTGCTGCGGGAGCTGATTTCCAATGCTTCCGATGCCGCTGACAAGCTGCGTTTTGAAGCCTTAGCCAATGGCAGTCTGTATGAAAATGACAGCGAACTTAAAATCCGCATCAGCTTTGATAAAGAAGCTCGTACCTTAACTATTTCTGATAACGGTATCGGCATGAGCCGCGAAGAGGTGATTGATAACATTGGTACGATTGCCAAATCAGGCACGCGCGAATTCTTTCAGTCACTCAGTGGTGACCAAGCAAAAGACGCGAATCTAATTGGCCAGTTTGGTGTTGGTTTCTACTCGGCTTTTATCATCGCCGACAAAGTAACGCTGACAACACGCCGCGCTGGCGATACGCAAGCTGTGCGCTGGGAATCAGCAGGCGAGGGTGATTACACCCTAGAAACTGCCGAGAAAGCGACGCGCGGCACAGAGATTCAGATGCATCTGCGTGAAGGTGAAGATGAGTTTCTCAATGACTGGAAACTGAAATCCATTATCCGCAAGTATTCTGACCATATCACCATGCCAATTGTGATGAAAAAATCCGAATGGAAAGATGGAGAACAAGTTGAAACTGATGAAGATGAAACCGTCAATAAAGCCTCAGCATTGTGGGCGCGTGCTAAAAACGATATTACAGACGAAGAGTATGTCGAGTTTTACAAGCATGTATCCCATGATTTCCAAGACCCATTGGCTTGGAGCCATAACCGCGTAGAAGGCAAGCAGGAATACATTTCACTGCTTTATGTGCCAAGCAAAGCCCCGTTTGATTTATATGACCGCGAGCGTAAGCATGGCATCAAGCTCTATGTAAAACGTGTGTTCATCATGGATGATGCTGAACAACTGATGCCGCAATACCTGCGTTTTGTGCGCGGTGTGATTGATACTTCAGATTTGCCGCTGAATGTTTCCCGTGAGATTTTGCAGCATTCCAAGGATATTGATGGCATTAAGGCTGGCTCTGTGAAAAAAGTGCTGGGCCTGCTGGAAGACTTGGCTGAAAACAAACCTGAGCAATACAGCGCTTTCTGGAATGAGTTTGGCAAAGTCTTAAAAGAAGGCGTTGGCGAAGATTTCTCTAATAAAGAGAAAATCGCAGGGCTGTTTCGCTTTGCTAGCACCCTGGCTGATACTGAGGCACAAGTGGTCTCGCTTAAAGACTACATTAGCCGCATGAAAGAGGGGCAAGACAAGATTTACTACATCACTGCAGATAGTTTTGCTGCAGCGCAACACAGCCCACATCTGGAAATCTTCCGCAAAAAAGGCATTGAAGTCTTGTTGATGTCAGACCGCGTGGATGAATGGATGCTCGGCAGCCTGACTGAATTTGATGGTAAAAAACTGCAATCAGTTGCCAAAGGTGACCTTGATTTAGGTACGCTGGAAGATGAAGCTGAGAAAGAGCAGCAAAAGAAAATCGAAGATGAATCAAAATCTCTCATTGAGAAAATCAAGACAGCATTGGGCGAAACAGTGAATGAAGTCCGTGTGACGCATCGTTTGACTGATTCACCAGCTTGCTTGGTCAGCGGCGAGAATGATTTGTCGGGCAATCTTGAGCGTATGCTAAAAGCCGCTGGACAGAAGACGCCAGCCAGCAAACCTACGCTGGAAATCAACCCGCAACATGCGATTGTGCAACGTTTGAATGACGTCTCAGATGAAGCAAGGTTTACAGATTGGGCGCACTTGTTATTTGATCAAGCGTTGCTGGCTGAGGGCGGTCAACTTGAAGACCCAGCAAGTTTTGTACGCAGGATGAATAGCTTGCTTGCTTAA
- the rpsD gene encoding 30S ribosomal protein S4: MSRFTGPRLKKMRALGIDLPGLSRKTIESRPTPPGQHGAKNTRRKKSDFGVKLMEKQKLRFNYGLSEKQMRRLVVDARKGKEPTGDTLLQLLERRLDNVVFRAGFAPTIAAARQLVSHRHIKLNGKLVNIPSIRLRAGDEISIKDVSAKLPIVVETLGNLPLTRPEWLSWNEQALSVKVAHMPAPEDVPFPIDVQQVVEYYANRL; encoded by the coding sequence ATGTCAAGATTCACTGGACCACGTCTTAAAAAAATGCGCGCACTTGGTATTGATTTGCCTGGCCTGTCACGCAAAACAATCGAATCACGCCCAACCCCACCGGGTCAGCATGGCGCGAAGAATACCCGTCGCAAGAAGTCTGACTTCGGCGTTAAGTTGATGGAAAAGCAAAAGCTGCGTTTCAACTACGGCCTGTCAGAAAAACAAATGCGTCGCCTGGTTGTTGATGCACGTAAAGGTAAAGAGCCTACTGGCGATACCTTGTTGCAATTGCTTGAGCGTCGTTTAGATAACGTTGTATTCCGCGCTGGCTTTGCACCAACCATCGCTGCAGCACGTCAATTAGTTTCACATCGCCATATTAAGTTAAACGGCAAGTTGGTGAACATTCCTTCAATTCGCTTGCGCGCTGGTGATGAAATCAGCATTAAAGATGTAAGCGCAAAATTGCCTATCGTTGTTGAGACATTGGGTAACTTGCCATTGACCCGCCCAGAGTGGCTGTCATGGAATGAGCAAGCGCTTTCTGTAAAAGTTGCGCACATGCCTGCACCTGAAGATGTACCGTTCCCAATCGACGTACAACAGGTTGTTGAGTATTACGCCAACCGTTTGTAA
- the alkB gene encoding DNA oxidative demethylase AlkB, whose amino-acid sequence MQAALYIESEPIKIADGAYLLQGFVSRFESGFDQRLLDAIEAVRLQAPFRHMVTPGGYTMSVAMANCGRAGWVTDRKGYRYSEIDPTTGLPWPAMPEVFLQIAQSAALAAGYQDFVPDACLINRYEPGARMALHQDKDEQDATAPIVSVSLGLTATFMFGGLQRTDKAKRFKLEHGDVVVWGGTSRFNFHGIAPLKTSMHPLLGEQRINLTFRKALADSP is encoded by the coding sequence ATGCAAGCAGCGCTCTACATTGAATCAGAACCCATAAAAATAGCCGACGGCGCATACTTGCTTCAGGGCTTTGTCTCTAGGTTCGAATCAGGCTTCGATCAGCGATTACTAGATGCGATTGAGGCAGTGAGACTACAAGCGCCTTTTCGTCATATGGTCACCCCTGGCGGTTACACAATGTCAGTGGCCATGGCTAATTGCGGCAGAGCTGGCTGGGTAACAGACCGCAAAGGTTATCGATATTCTGAAATAGATCCTACAACTGGCCTGCCTTGGCCAGCAATGCCTGAGGTATTTTTACAAATCGCCCAATCTGCGGCGCTGGCTGCGGGCTATCAGGATTTTGTGCCAGATGCCTGCCTGATTAATCGCTATGAGCCTGGCGCACGCATGGCCTTGCATCAAGACAAAGATGAGCAGGATGCAACCGCGCCAATTGTTTCAGTGTCGCTGGGGCTGACTGCAACCTTTATGTTTGGGGGCCTGCAGCGCACTGATAAAGCCAAACGCTTTAAACTAGAGCACGGCGATGTCGTTGTATGGGGCGGTACTTCCAGATTTAATTTTCATGGTATTGCGCCGCTAAAAACTAGCATGCATCCACTGCTCGGTGAGCAGCGCATTAATCTGACGTTCAGAAAAGCGCTGGCGGATTCGCCTTAA
- a CDS encoding peptidase domain-containing ABC transporter: MQAKLYKFAKGFVGWPSKVRSPIFQFSVEDICWVMGSFCALNRKPFDAELLIKQFPPPYTSDSIIHAARALGFRIKRHDTNADQVSHFNFPCLVVLATATPDIPQHVDSSADMPGIVLLPTKTTHPAIVIQANHESIVLFEVGTNQPKTLTQVEFAGRYAGAAFQLALESKEIQDPDGANAGKTKFGFNWFIPELMKHKRVWRDVLIASLIIQLLALGTPLFTQVIIDKVVVHRTQSTLIVIGVGLAIFMMFSALLSWVRQYLILHTGNRVDAVLGASVFEHLFKLPPRYFEHRPTGVIAARLHGVETIREFVASAAVTLILDLPFLLIFLGIMFYYNVMLTCIALGIISVIAVMSFIVAPIFRAKLNEQFLLGARNQAFTTEYVSGLETVKSLQMEPQLKSRYSDYLAEYMRAGFSVRQIGNTYNVVSNGLEQLMTLLILVIGAYTVMNNTDFTIGMLIAFQMFSSKVSQPMLRLVGLWQQFQQANLSVQRLGDIMNAPTEPYSILPTRVREGKGQIDIQDLSFRYADNLPYLYQGFNLTVGSGKVVAIMGPSGSGKSTLTKLLQGFYQPAGGIIKVDGNDIRYLSANELRHYFGVVPQETVLFSGTIYENLLMANPHAVFDQVVHACKMAEIHLTIEALPQGYQTEIGERGAGLSGGQKQRLAIARALLKQPKILIFDEATSSLDSVTAEHFADTINQLKGKVSMLFITHALPRNLMVDEVVRIGQKTLTETTDLQREHA; encoded by the coding sequence ATGCAGGCTAAGCTATACAAATTCGCTAAAGGATTCGTGGGCTGGCCTTCTAAAGTGAGATCACCAATATTTCAATTCAGTGTTGAAGACATATGCTGGGTGATGGGGAGTTTCTGCGCACTAAATCGAAAGCCGTTCGATGCAGAATTACTGATTAAGCAATTTCCTCCCCCATATACATCTGATTCCATCATTCATGCAGCTCGTGCGTTAGGTTTCAGAATAAAACGGCACGATACTAATGCTGACCAAGTTAGTCATTTCAATTTTCCTTGCCTCGTTGTATTGGCAACAGCTACTCCTGATATCCCTCAACACGTGGATTCCTCGGCTGATATGCCTGGGATTGTTTTGCTTCCAACTAAAACAACACATCCAGCGATTGTGATTCAAGCAAATCACGAGAGTATCGTCCTGTTCGAAGTTGGAACGAACCAACCTAAGACACTCACTCAAGTAGAGTTTGCTGGACGGTATGCGGGTGCTGCTTTCCAATTAGCACTCGAATCCAAAGAGATTCAGGATCCTGATGGAGCGAATGCTGGTAAAACCAAATTTGGGTTCAATTGGTTTATCCCTGAATTGATGAAGCACAAGCGGGTGTGGCGCGATGTCTTGATCGCTTCCCTAATCATTCAACTGCTAGCTTTAGGCACCCCTTTATTTACTCAAGTCATCATTGATAAAGTAGTTGTTCACCGCACACAAAGTACTTTGATTGTCATAGGTGTCGGGCTTGCCATTTTCATGATGTTTTCGGCATTGCTCTCTTGGGTACGCCAATACCTGATTCTGCATACTGGTAATCGTGTAGATGCCGTATTGGGCGCCTCCGTCTTTGAGCACCTGTTCAAACTCCCGCCGCGCTACTTTGAGCATCGCCCGACGGGCGTCATTGCTGCCAGATTGCATGGGGTAGAAACCATACGGGAGTTTGTTGCCAGCGCTGCGGTGACCTTGATTTTAGACTTGCCATTCCTGCTGATTTTTCTGGGCATTATGTTTTACTACAACGTAATGCTTACTTGTATTGCACTTGGGATTATCAGCGTCATTGCTGTCATGAGTTTTATTGTGGCACCAATCTTCAGAGCCAAACTCAATGAACAGTTTTTGCTCGGTGCGCGTAACCAAGCATTTACGACTGAGTATGTCAGTGGTCTTGAAACTGTGAAGAGCTTACAGATGGAACCGCAACTCAAATCCCGTTATAGCGATTACCTGGCTGAATACATGCGAGCTGGGTTCTCTGTTCGCCAAATCGGTAATACATATAACGTAGTATCCAATGGCCTAGAGCAATTGATGACCTTACTCATTCTGGTCATTGGCGCATATACCGTGATGAACAATACTGACTTCACTATCGGTATGTTGATCGCCTTTCAGATGTTCTCCAGCAAAGTCTCTCAACCGATGCTCCGTCTGGTTGGCTTGTGGCAACAATTCCAGCAGGCAAATCTCTCTGTGCAACGCCTTGGCGACATCATGAATGCGCCTACCGAACCCTACTCCATTCTTCCTACCCGCGTGCGTGAAGGCAAAGGCCAGATCGATATCCAGGATTTGAGTTTTAGATATGCCGATAACCTGCCATATCTTTACCAAGGTTTTAACCTAACAGTAGGCTCCGGAAAGGTAGTGGCCATCATGGGTCCTTCCGGTTCTGGCAAGAGTACATTGACCAAATTACTGCAAGGCTTCTACCAGCCTGCAGGTGGCATCATCAAAGTCGACGGCAACGACATCCGCTATTTGTCTGCCAATGAGCTCCGTCATTACTTCGGAGTTGTACCCCAAGAGACAGTGCTGTTCTCCGGCACCATCTATGAAAACCTGTTGATGGCCAATCCGCATGCAGTATTCGACCAAGTGGTGCATGCCTGCAAGATGGCGGAAATTCACCTCACTATTGAAGCACTCCCACAGGGGTACCAAACAGAAATTGGTGAACGTGGCGCTGGTTTGTCTGGCGGACAAAAGCAGCGGCTCGCGATTGCAAGAGCGCTACTCAAGCAACCCAAGATACTGATTTTTGATGAGGCGACCAGCAGCCTAGACAGTGTTACTGCAGAGCATTTTGCCGACACAATCAACCAGCTCAAAGGCAAGGTATCCATGCTCTTTATTACGCATGCCTTACCCAGGAATCTGATGGTGGATGAGGTGGTTAGAATAGGACAAAAGACCCTGACAGAGACTACAGATTTGCAACGGGAGCATGCTTAA
- a CDS encoding NHL domain-containing protein translates to MFCIRRLSYIFTIAGFLSIGVISFAIAADSSNLTSSPSSRLNKLYAISKLPIYQSSPTAKDTSGSSCGDSGLFNENLKEIDGPRDVARIGSIGDIAFDRDGNLFFTDEKYHTIRVLSVDGQVMKVAGQSGEYGCNDGKIETAHLFNPYGIEVDKNNNIYFYDHHMIRKIEADGSVSTLAGSSNVMGHLDGVGKQASFWGYQVKITMGLDGNLYVADQNTLRRVSPQGDVLTLVGNINSNEILDGVGRDAKFISINSVQPDSVNNIYLLDAGVVRKVNDKNQVITLPVRDSNVDFCKPLSMALGKNNLLYLGSFGSIRVFDHSGIELRSLVNEHVDCNTKERRKNNKDLGIVSILKADSYGNLYGVNDLGLFQVLDSGEVKILVRNVN, encoded by the coding sequence ATGTTCTGTATTAGGCGTTTATCTTACATATTTACTATTGCTGGCTTTTTATCAATTGGAGTGATTTCATTTGCAATTGCAGCCGACAGTTCCAATTTAACGAGCTCACCTTCCTCAAGATTAAATAAACTTTACGCTATTAGTAAACTACCGATTTACCAATCTAGCCCTACTGCAAAAGATACGTCAGGCTCATCGTGTGGGGATAGTGGTTTGTTTAATGAAAACCTAAAAGAAATTGATGGTCCCAGAGATGTTGCAAGAATTGGTTCAATTGGAGATATAGCTTTTGATAGAGATGGGAATTTGTTCTTTACTGACGAGAAATATCACACCATTAGAGTGCTGAGTGTTGATGGGCAGGTTATGAAAGTTGCTGGTCAATCAGGGGAGTATGGATGCAATGACGGAAAGATAGAAACGGCTCATCTTTTCAATCCATATGGAATTGAGGTTGATAAAAATAACAATATATATTTTTACGATCATCACATGATCCGCAAAATTGAGGCGGATGGCAGTGTTTCAACCCTAGCTGGTTCTTCAAATGTAATGGGTCATCTAGATGGTGTTGGCAAACAAGCAAGCTTCTGGGGTTATCAGGTCAAAATTACTATGGGACTTGATGGAAATTTGTATGTTGCAGACCAAAATACATTGAGACGTGTATCACCGCAAGGAGACGTTTTAACATTGGTAGGCAACATCAATAGCAACGAAATACTTGATGGTGTAGGCCGAGATGCCAAGTTCATATCCATCAATTCTGTTCAACCCGACTCTGTAAATAATATTTACTTATTAGATGCCGGAGTAGTTAGAAAAGTGAATGATAAGAATCAGGTAATAACTTTACCAGTGAGGGATAGTAACGTTGATTTTTGCAAACCCTTAAGTATGGCATTGGGCAAAAATAATCTTTTGTATCTGGGAAGTTTTGGATCAATTCGCGTATTTGACCACTCTGGAATTGAACTGCGGAGCCTCGTTAATGAGCATGTAGATTGCAACACAAAAGAACGACGAAAAAATAATAAAGATTTAGGAATTGTATCTATATTAAAAGCGGACAGTTACGGGAATTTATATGGCGTAAATGATTTAGGGTTATTTCAGGTATTAGATTCTGGTGAGGTAAAAATATTAGTTCGAAATGTAAATTAA
- a CDS encoding tRNA threonylcarbamoyladenosine dehydratase: MSLMDAHQNQVDIDTVDVARRFGGVSRLYGEQGLARFQAANVCVIGIGGVGSWAVEALARNAIGNMTLIDLDNIAESNVNRQLHAVDGSFGKAKVTAMAERILSINPDCKVQQVEDFVTAENVATMLGSGFDVVLDAIDDARAKVAIAAYCRQQNIPLIIVGGAGGRLDPTRIQSADLAKVTGDRLLAKVRNSLRRDHGFPRGEKTKFNIQAVYSDEQVQKPEAACETDVALNGLNCAGYGSSVCVTAPFGMAAAALVLKQLLN, encoded by the coding sequence ATGTCATTGATGGATGCTCACCAGAACCAAGTTGATATAGATACCGTCGATGTAGCCCGACGTTTTGGCGGTGTCAGCCGACTATATGGCGAACAAGGCTTGGCAAGGTTTCAAGCGGCCAACGTCTGTGTCATCGGCATTGGTGGCGTTGGTTCTTGGGCAGTCGAGGCGCTGGCGCGCAATGCGATTGGCAACATGACCCTGATTGATCTGGATAATATTGCGGAATCGAACGTCAATCGCCAGCTGCATGCCGTTGACGGCTCCTTTGGCAAAGCCAAGGTGACGGCCATGGCCGAGCGTATCCTCAGCATCAATCCAGATTGCAAAGTCCAGCAGGTAGAAGACTTCGTGACGGCAGAGAATGTAGCCACTATGCTGGGTAGTGGTTTTGATGTGGTGCTGGATGCGATTGATGATGCCCGCGCCAAGGTTGCCATTGCCGCTTATTGCCGCCAGCAAAACATTCCACTGATTATCGTAGGTGGCGCAGGTGGCAGGCTAGACCCAACCCGCATTCAAAGCGCTGATCTGGCGAAAGTCACTGGCGACAGGCTGCTGGCGAAGGTGCGCAATTCGTTACGGCGCGACCACGGGTTTCCGCGTGGTGAAAAAACAAAATTCAATATCCAGGCAGTCTATTCGGATGAGCAAGTGCAAAAGCCTGAAGCTGCCTGCGAGACGGATGTAGCATTGAACGGCCTCAATTGTGCTGGTTATGGCTCATCGGTTTGCGTCACTGCGCCGTTTGGCATGGCCGCTGCCGCACTTGTGCTAAAGCAATTGCTGAACTAG